The window TATGCGCATAACGCGTGGCGTATGCAGGAGGGCTTCTTTGATGGTGAACCGGAAGAGATCGCGCAAACAACCGATGGCTATCTGTGGATCGGCACACGGGGCGGACTGCTGCGCTTCGACGGTGTGCGTTTCATCCGCTGGATTCCCTCCGATGGAACGGGGGTAGCTCACAGTGACATTTCTGGATTGCTCGGTGCACGCGACGGAAGTCTATGGTTCGGAACCGAGGACAGCTTATTTCGATGGAAGGATCAGAAGCTTAAGCGCATCTCCGGAGTCCCCGGATTTATCAAAGAGATACGGGAAGATCGAGAAGGAACCATATGGGTCGCGCGCTCGGGAGCATTAGATACTGTTGGGACACTCTGTCGAATCGATGGCGATACGTCGCAATGCTTCAATGAATCACATGGCATTCCACTCGGTACAGAGGTTGCTGGTTCTCTAGCCCAGGATGTGGCGGGGAATCTCTGGATGGGCAAGTCCACGCTGCTGCTGCGGCTGGGAAAGACATCGTCGGCAGTCTACAAGCCGCATGGGCTTGAATCGAATAACTCCGCGGGTATTAATGCGCTGGCGGCTTCTCCCGATGGGTCGATGTGGGTTGGAGTGGGGGTACCGGGGCCTGGACTTGGACTGACACGATTGAAGAATGGGGTGTGGATGCCGTTTCATACTCCAGAATTAGATGGCAGCAAGCTCGAGGTGACTGACTTACTCTACGATCGCGATGGTGCCTTATGGATTGGGACTGTAGATCAAGGAATCTATCGACTCTATAACGGCAAAGTCGATCGATTTCGCAGGACCGATGGACTCTCCAGCGACTTTGTCTCCAGATTCTTCCAGGACAAAGAAGGCACCGTATGGGTGGTCACCCCGCAAGGGGTCGATAGCTTCCACGATCTGAGCGTTGCGACCTGGTCCTCTCGCGAGGGTCTCACTGCGGATAATGTCGTCTCGGTCGCAGCCGCTCACGACGGCACGATCTGGGTCGGCAACGCGGGCGGGCTCGACGCAATCCGTCATGGTCAGGTCTCCTCGATTCGAGACGGCAGAGGCCTGCCTGGCAACCAGGTAAGGTCGATCTTCGAAGATCGCGCAAAACGACTCTGGGTTGGCGTCGATAACGATCTGTTCGTCTTTCAAAGCGGCCACTTCAGAAAAATAACCAGGCCCGAAGGCACTCCAATCGGTCCCGTCAAAGACATCGCGGAAGATCTCCAAAATGGCCTTTGGGTCGAGTCCCGTGCCGAGAAACAGCTTGTACACATTCGTGACTTCAAAGTGGACGAGGAGTTTCAACTGCCGGAGCTTCCTCCGATACAGGCGCTGGCAGTCGATTCTGAAGATTCGCTATGGTTGGGTCTAAGAACGGGAGACCTGGCACGCTTTGAGAACGGACACACGGAGACTATTCACTATCCGCATAGTGTGAAGTCTTATGTGCGGCAGATACTTACGAATCCGGATGGTTCCATACTGGCGGCGACCAGCTCAGGGTTGCTTGGGTGGAGGGATGGAAACGCGGTGACTCTCGGAGTGCGCAACGGTCTCCCGTGTGACGGTATCAACGGCCTGATATTGGATAACCATGGTGACCTCTGGCTTCACACAGCGTGTGGTTTGATCGAAATTCTACCGTCAGACCTGCAGCGATGGTGGATGCATCCCGAAACCAAGGTGCAGTTTAGGAGCTTCGATATTCTCGATGGCGTTCAGCCTGGGAACGCCTACTACCAACCAGCCGCAAGATCGAAGGACGGGCGCTTGTGGTTTGCGAA is drawn from Edaphobacter lichenicola and contains these coding sequences:
- a CDS encoding sensor histidine kinase, whose protein sequence is MRDAQKAVIRQLAFLINLFPCCVVFTLLCVPAFPLNPDRKISQYAHNAWRMQEGFFDGEPEEIAQTTDGYLWIGTRGGLLRFDGVRFIRWIPSDGTGVAHSDISGLLGARDGSLWFGTEDSLFRWKDQKLKRISGVPGFIKEIREDREGTIWVARSGALDTVGTLCRIDGDTSQCFNESHGIPLGTEVAGSLAQDVAGNLWMGKSTLLLRLGKTSSAVYKPHGLESNNSAGINALAASPDGSMWVGVGVPGPGLGLTRLKNGVWMPFHTPELDGSKLEVTDLLYDRDGALWIGTVDQGIYRLYNGKVDRFRRTDGLSSDFVSRFFQDKEGTVWVVTPQGVDSFHDLSVATWSSREGLTADNVVSVAAAHDGTIWVGNAGGLDAIRHGQVSSIRDGRGLPGNQVRSIFEDRAKRLWVGVDNDLFVFQSGHFRKITRPEGTPIGPVKDIAEDLQNGLWVESRAEKQLVHIRDFKVDEEFQLPELPPIQALAVDSEDSLWLGLRTGDLARFENGHTETIHYPHSVKSYVRQILTNPDGSILAATSSGLLGWRDGNAVTLGVRNGLPCDGINGLILDNHGDLWLHTACGLIEILPSDLQRWWMHPETKVQFRSFDILDGVQPGNAYYQPAARSKDGRLWFANGSVLQMIDPDHLAENPIVPPVHVEEIIANQKHFSTQEVVGLPKLTKDLQIDYTALSFVSPRKVQFRYRLDGYDKDWQNPGTRRQAFYTDMAPGSYKFRVIASNNEGLWNETGASVSFFIAPAFYQTSWFYLLCLLAAGSLACIFYAMHLKRVTYRIQEQLATRLEERERIARELHDTLLQGFQGLMLRFQSVLKKIPPNASARQMMENVLDRADQVLLEGRQRVHDLREADITGEGFWDDLTGWGKELAQDYSTRFSVSIVGTPQSLDPTVCNEIYQIGREALTNAFRHALAKEIGMVLLYGHKKVRLVVRDDGTGTDVETLERGRSGHWGLSGMRERSKKIGAQLTISSHRGAGTEIELCIPARVAYRRQDKKRSYWQGLKHRLARQPEQTS